The following coding sequences lie in one Thermomicrobium sp. 4228-Ro genomic window:
- a CDS encoding HEPN domain-containing protein, with product MAHAEHARQAGDYEWAAFAAQQAAEKAVKGLLLSLGGEGWGDSVFRLLEGLRARIDIDPALLDAARRLDRHDVLARYPNGYPAGLPGEYYTERDASEAIDDARAIVGFCERAFPGS from the coding sequence CTGGCGCATGCCGAGCATGCGCGCCAGGCTGGGGACTACGAATGGGCCGCGTTCGCGGCCCAGCAGGCAGCGGAAAAGGCGGTGAAGGGGCTGCTCCTCAGTCTCGGTGGCGAGGGCTGGGGAGACAGCGTCTTCCGCTTGCTCGAAGGTCTGCGCGCCCGGATCGACATCGATCCGGCGCTCCTCGATGCGGCCCGGCGCCTGGACCGGCACGACGTCCTCGCCCGGTATCCGAACGGCTACCCGGCCGGGCTCCCGGGGGAGTACTACACTGAACGTGATGCATCGGAGGCGATCGACGATGCACGGGCCATCGTCGGGTTTTGCGAGCGTGCGTTTCCTGGATCGTGA
- a CDS encoding nucleotidyltransferase domain-containing protein — MHGPSSGFASVRFLDREAVLAAIQAAAARAATCPGVLAIYLFGSFASGVPTPRSDADLLVVIADDADREGVRDCCLEAFRPVPVPVDLFVWTDSEVTASLSSGRGLPARVLRPAIRLR; from the coding sequence ATGCACGGGCCATCGTCGGGTTTTGCGAGCGTGCGTTTCCTGGATCGTGAAGCGGTACTGGCTGCCATCCAGGCAGCGGCTGCACGAGCGGCGACCTGCCCCGGCGTCCTCGCTATCTATCTCTTCGGTTCGTTCGCCTCCGGCGTGCCCACGCCACGGAGCGATGCCGATCTCCTGGTCGTCATCGCCGATGATGCCGACCGTGAAGGAGTGCGGGACTGCTGTCTCGAAGCCTTTCGGCCGGTGCCGGTGCCGGTCGATCTCTTCGTCTGGACGGACAGCGAGGTGACCGCGAGCCTGTCCAGCGGACGCGGTCTTCCGGCGAGGGTCCTGCGCCCGGCGATCCGGCTGCGCTGA